The following proteins are encoded in a genomic region of Candidatus Eisenbacteria bacterium:
- a CDS encoding aldo/keto reductase, producing the protein MSTDQPSDQQAIDRRRFLQLGATAGFGLMAGQAADAGAAQEARSIGKAPTPMPTRNLGKTGHRVKLFSLGGQGAIEKPENADVAVPIVERAIDLGVNYIDTAARYGGQGRWSQRYIGQVMARRRKEVFLATKTHDRTAAGSRRLLEESLRLLHTDHLDLWQVHNLEEMDEVDQIFAKGGAIEAMQKAREEKLVRFIGVTGHADPAVLMEALRRFPFDTLLLALNAADPHHLSFATELLPMAVEKKMGIIGMKIPARGRLLSSGPSEPGITMREAMDYVLSLPVSTVIVGCDSVAQLEENVQLARSFNPMTAGQMTALEARAEPVHREALFFRRWT; encoded by the coding sequence ATGAGCACCGACCAGCCATCCGACCAGCAAGCCATCGATCGCCGTCGCTTCCTCCAGCTCGGCGCCACCGCGGGGTTCGGCCTCATGGCGGGACAAGCGGCGGACGCGGGCGCCGCGCAGGAAGCCCGGTCGATCGGCAAGGCTCCGACGCCCATGCCGACGCGCAACCTCGGCAAGACTGGACACCGAGTGAAGCTCTTCAGTCTCGGCGGTCAGGGCGCCATCGAGAAGCCGGAGAACGCCGACGTCGCGGTGCCGATCGTCGAGCGCGCCATCGACCTCGGCGTGAACTACATCGACACCGCGGCCCGTTACGGAGGCCAGGGTCGCTGGAGCCAGCGCTACATCGGCCAGGTCATGGCTCGCCGTCGCAAAGAGGTATTCCTCGCCACCAAGACGCACGATCGCACGGCCGCCGGCTCGCGCCGCCTGCTCGAGGAATCGCTTCGGCTCCTGCATACCGACCATCTGGATCTATGGCAGGTCCACAACCTCGAGGAGATGGACGAGGTCGACCAGATCTTCGCCAAGGGCGGCGCCATCGAGGCCATGCAAAAGGCCCGGGAGGAGAAGCTGGTGAGATTCATCGGCGTCACGGGTCACGCCGATCCGGCGGTCCTCATGGAGGCACTGAGGCGCTTCCCGTTCGACACCCTCCTGCTCGCGCTCAACGCCGCCGATCCGCACCACCTGAGCTTCGCCACCGAGCTATTGCCCATGGCCGTGGAGAAGAAGATGGGCATCATCGGAATGAAGATCCCCGCGCGCGGCCGCCTGCTGTCCTCCGGGCCATCGGAGCCGGGAATCACCATGCGCGAGGCGATGGACTACGTGCTGTCGCTGCCGGTGAGCACGGTGATCGTGGGCTGCGACTCCGTGGCTCAGCTCGAGGAGAACGTCCAGCTGGCGCGCTCTTTCAATCCGATGACTGCCGGACAGATGACGGCTCTTGAGGCGCGCGCGGAGCCGGTGCACCGGGAGGCGCTCTTCTTCCGGCGCTGGACCTGA
- a CDS encoding lipid-binding SYLF domain-containing protein — MLDRRLIALITVLGTLPATVALADKYTDTIKIFRDAGQSAKFFDTSYGYAVFPSIGKGGLGIGGAHGSGRVYEKDAYVGNTSMTQVTVGFQFGGQAYRQIVFFQDKRAFDEFTSGNFEFGAQATAVALTAGASAQASTAGGVGTSASDKDTHAKTTGGYQKGMAVFTVAKGGLMYEATIGGQKFSYKPKK, encoded by the coding sequence ATGCTCGACCGACGGCTGATCGCACTCATCACGGTGCTCGGCACTCTGCCTGCCACGGTGGCGCTCGCGGACAAGTACACGGACACCATCAAGATCTTCCGCGATGCCGGGCAGAGTGCGAAGTTCTTCGACACCAGCTACGGCTATGCCGTGTTTCCCTCGATCGGCAAGGGCGGCCTTGGAATCGGTGGCGCGCACGGCTCGGGCCGCGTCTACGAGAAGGACGCTTATGTGGGGAACACCTCGATGACTCAGGTGACGGTGGGCTTCCAGTTCGGGGGCCAGGCCTACCGTCAGATCGTGTTCTTCCAGGACAAGCGAGCGTTCGACGAGTTCACCAGCGGAAACTTCGAGTTCGGCGCCCAGGCAACCGCGGTGGCGCTCACCGCGGGCGCCTCGGCACAGGCCTCCACGGCCGGCGGCGTCGGGACCAGCGCCAGTGACAAGGACACCCACGCCAAGACGACCGGGGGCTATCAGAAGGGCATGGCGGTGTTCACCGTCGCCAAGGGCGGACTGATGTACGAGGCGACGATCGGCGGCCAGAAGTTCAGCTACAAGCCGAAGAAGTGA
- a CDS encoding C1 family peptidase, with amino-acid sequence MAKTRMPSRRAARSLTRTPKSSTPEPLRAPSDESRPVLRPGDDATSRSPFRSGRILNARRDTPDLRDILYVPTLVEVPPRIPLEEYRKFRVPILDQGTEGACTGYGLATVIHYLFRRRVKMPDKKVEVSPHMLYRMARRYDEWPGEQYAGSSARGAMKGWHRHGVCSLTHWPRAGNGTSTTLLTADRAGDALKRPLGAYFRVNHQDLVAMHAALAEVGILYATASCHQGWDHVSEDGKIRYHDGDLGGHAFSIVAYDQKGFWIQNSWGDDWGLEGFGHLGYDDWLKNGNDVWVARLGAPIDLQAVLGDVSRPMRSGNVKKPIALEEIRPHIVGIGNDGCLRTGGVLGTDREAVDNLFETGGDFDRITKDWPVKRLLLYAHGGLNNEEGALQRVQDYRRALIDHQVFPVAFIWKTDYWTTIQNILEDAKKKRRPEGFLDATKNFLLNRLDDALEPIARIATGKIVWEQMKTNARDSTEKETGGARYAAQRIAELMRRDSKVELHMIGHSAGSVFHGPLVRLLTSKEPVYGTQGLGLKVKTVTMWAPACTIGLFRECYEPAIRSRMIERFALFTLTDKSEQDDNCALIYNKSLLYLVSHAFEENARIPGIPGTQYAGEPLLGMEWWIEKDRALVSLLESKMCAWVKTPNTAPEGSMDASTAQHHGDFDDDTPTVKSALARILGAQGASTIERGELQFENSAATWASRREVLMK; translated from the coding sequence ATGGCCAAGACAAGGATGCCATCCCGACGCGCCGCACGCTCACTGACTCGGACGCCGAAGAGCAGCACCCCGGAGCCCCTGCGCGCCCCAAGTGACGAGAGCCGGCCCGTCCTTCGTCCCGGTGACGACGCGACGAGCCGAAGTCCGTTTCGCTCCGGACGCATCCTCAATGCGCGTCGCGACACGCCCGACCTGCGCGACATTCTCTACGTTCCGACGCTGGTCGAGGTGCCGCCACGAATTCCCCTCGAGGAATACCGGAAGTTTCGAGTCCCGATCCTCGACCAGGGCACGGAAGGCGCATGCACCGGCTACGGCCTGGCCACGGTCATCCACTATCTCTTCCGCCGGCGCGTGAAGATGCCGGACAAGAAGGTCGAAGTCAGCCCGCACATGCTGTACCGCATGGCTCGCCGCTACGACGAGTGGCCGGGCGAGCAATACGCCGGGTCGAGCGCGCGCGGAGCGATGAAAGGCTGGCATCGACACGGCGTGTGCTCGCTCACGCATTGGCCCAGGGCGGGCAATGGCACGTCGACCACGCTGCTCACCGCCGATCGCGCCGGGGACGCGCTCAAGCGTCCGCTCGGCGCCTACTTCCGCGTCAACCACCAGGACCTGGTCGCCATGCACGCGGCCCTGGCCGAGGTCGGGATCCTGTACGCGACGGCGAGCTGTCACCAAGGATGGGATCACGTCTCCGAGGATGGAAAGATCCGTTACCACGATGGCGATCTCGGCGGGCACGCGTTCTCGATCGTGGCCTACGACCAGAAGGGCTTCTGGATCCAGAACTCGTGGGGAGACGACTGGGGCCTCGAAGGCTTCGGGCATCTGGGCTACGACGACTGGCTGAAGAACGGCAACGACGTCTGGGTGGCGCGGCTCGGTGCGCCCATCGATCTCCAGGCGGTCCTGGGCGATGTGAGCCGGCCGATGCGCTCGGGCAACGTGAAGAAGCCCATCGCGCTCGAGGAAATACGTCCGCACATCGTCGGCATCGGCAATGACGGCTGTCTGCGAACCGGCGGGGTGCTCGGCACGGACCGGGAGGCGGTCGACAACCTGTTCGAGACCGGCGGCGATTTCGACCGCATCACGAAGGATTGGCCGGTCAAACGACTCCTCCTGTACGCGCATGGTGGTCTCAACAACGAGGAAGGCGCGCTCCAGCGCGTCCAGGACTACCGACGGGCTCTGATCGATCATCAGGTCTTCCCCGTGGCGTTCATCTGGAAGACCGACTACTGGACGACCATTCAGAACATTCTCGAGGACGCGAAGAAGAAGCGGCGCCCGGAAGGGTTCCTCGATGCCACCAAGAATTTCCTGCTGAATCGCCTCGACGACGCGCTCGAGCCGATCGCGCGGATCGCCACCGGCAAGATCGTCTGGGAGCAGATGAAGACCAACGCGCGCGACTCGACCGAGAAGGAGACCGGAGGCGCTCGATACGCGGCTCAGCGAATCGCCGAGCTCATGCGCCGCGACAGCAAGGTCGAGCTGCACATGATCGGCCACAGCGCGGGGAGCGTCTTCCACGGGCCGCTGGTCCGTCTGCTGACCTCCAAGGAGCCGGTCTACGGAACCCAGGGTCTCGGACTCAAGGTCAAGACCGTCACGATGTGGGCGCCGGCCTGCACCATCGGTCTATTCCGTGAGTGCTACGAGCCGGCGATCCGGAGCCGCATGATCGAGCGGTTCGCCCTGTTCACGCTCACCGACAAGTCCGAGCAGGACGACAACTGCGCGCTCATCTACAACAAGTCCCTGCTCTACCTGGTCTCGCACGCCTTCGAGGAGAACGCGCGCATTCCGGGGATTCCGGGCACGCAGTACGCCGGTGAGCCATTGCTCGGCATGGAGTGGTGGATCGAGAAGGACCGGGCGCTCGTGTCGCTGCTGGAGAGCAAGATGTGCGCGTGGGTGAAGACCCCGAACACGGCTCCCGAAGGCTCGATGGATGCTTCCACCGCGCAGCATCACGGGGACTTCGACGACGACACGCCGACGGTGAAGTCCGCGCTGGCCCGAATCCTGGGCGCCCAGGGCGCGAGCACGATCGAGCGCGGCGAGCTCCAGTTCGAGAACAGCGCGGCGACCTGGGCCAGCCGGCGCGAGGTGCTGATGAAGTGA
- a CDS encoding amino acid racemase has translation MPDHLHIGVLAHSADGAALCFLEMVRESARQLGEHDHPEITLSILPMKPALSAYDRGDLASVRAHLADSARRLAEAECDFFACSDNTAHIALESPGPPLPLPGLHIGEIVAQRARRDGRRRVGLLGTRWTMEGPVYRDAFARAEIEMRTPSDRDGERVDRVIFEELCQGVIRDASRDDYVRIIAELKQAGCDCAALCCTEIPLLVTPAVSPLPTLDSTRLLAHEAVAVALGKSPVPTWRGGPFER, from the coding sequence ATGCCCGACCACCTCCACATCGGCGTACTCGCACACTCGGCCGACGGCGCGGCCCTGTGCTTTCTCGAGATGGTCCGTGAGAGCGCCCGGCAGCTGGGCGAGCACGACCATCCCGAGATCACGCTCTCGATCCTGCCCATGAAGCCCGCGCTTTCGGCTTACGATCGCGGCGACCTGGCTTCGGTGCGAGCGCACCTGGCGGACAGTGCCCGCCGGCTGGCGGAGGCGGAGTGCGACTTCTTCGCGTGCTCGGACAACACCGCCCACATCGCCCTGGAGTCGCCGGGGCCACCGCTGCCACTGCCGGGACTCCACATCGGGGAGATCGTGGCGCAGCGCGCTCGACGGGACGGTCGCCGGCGGGTCGGTCTCCTCGGAACCCGGTGGACCATGGAAGGGCCCGTGTATCGGGACGCGTTCGCTCGCGCGGAGATCGAGATGCGAACGCCTTCGGATCGCGATGGCGAGCGAGTGGATCGAGTGATCTTCGAAGAGCTGTGCCAGGGCGTGATCCGCGACGCATCGCGAGATGATTACGTGCGGATCATCGCCGAGCTGAAGCAGGCGGGGTGCGACTGCGCCGCTCTGTGCTGCACCGAGATCCCGCTGCTGGTGACGCCGGCCGTTTCGCCGCTTCCGACCCTCGACTCCACGCGTCTGCTGGCCCACGAAGCGGTTGCCGTGGCGCTCGGGAAGTCGCCGGTTCCGACGTGGCGGGGAGGCCCCTTCGAACGCTGA